A single window of Phalacrocorax aristotelis chromosome 32, bGulAri2.1, whole genome shotgun sequence DNA harbors:
- the LOC142049145 gene encoding sodium/glucose cotransporter 2-like isoform X1, with protein MFIVLLLGWAFVPIYLRAGVTTMPEYLGKRFGGGRIQLYLALLSLGLYVSTKLSVDMYSGAIFIQEALGWDLYAAVGALLAVTALYTVTGGLAALMYADLVQTLIIVVGASVLAGYALGAVGGYEGLVERYPLALPPNVTGPCGRPRPDAFHLLRHPSTGDLPWPGLLLGLGIISAWYWCTDQVIVQRCLAGRSLTHVRAGCVVCGYLKVLPMFLMVLPGMAARVLFPEVVGCADPQGCRRACGTPVGCSNVAYPRLVLTLLPPGLRGLMLAVVLAALMSSLASIFASAGALFTLDVYQRLRPHAGPRHLLIAGRLWIVAMVGLSLAWLPVVEAARGGQLFDYIQAIASYLAPPVAAVFFLAIFVPRVNEPGAFWGLLGGLGLGLARLIPEFALGTGTCGTPGRCPPFVCGLHYLHFAALLFLVTGLIVIVVSLCYPPIPRQHLHRLVFSLRHSREPRVDLDQSAPKDGAGGVQLQDVEAEPSGRGAEPVGQRAWPSGSGGGAVPPDTPAEDPVWSRVVNVNAVILMAVAVFLWGYFA; from the exons GTGGACATGTACTCGGGGGCCATCTTCATCCAGGAGGCGCTGGGCTGGGACCTCTACGCCGCCGTGGGGGCCCTGCTGGCCGTCACCGCCCTCTACACCGTCACCG GCGGGCTGGCGGCGCTGATGTACGCGGACCTGGTGCAGACCCTCATCATCGTCGTGGGGGCCTCTGTCCTGGCTGGCTATG CGCTGGGCGCTGTGGGGGGGTACGAGGGGCTGGTGGAGCGTTACCCCCTGGCGCTGCCCCCCAACGTGACGGGTCCCTGCGGGCGCCCCCGCCCCGACGCCTTCCACCTCCTGCGACACCCCAGTACCGGCGACCTGCCCTGGCCCGGCCTCCTGCTGGGACTGGGCATCATCTCTGCCTGGTACTGGTGTACCGACCAG gtGATCGTGCAGCGGTGCTTGGCCGGCCGCTCCCTGACCCACGTCCGCGCCGGCTGCGTCGTCTGCGGCTACCTCAAAGTGCTGCCCATGTTCCTCATGGTGCTGCCTGGCATGGCCGCCCGCGTCCTCTTCCCCG AGGTGGTGGGGTGCGCCGACCCCCAGGGCTGCCGCCGGGCCTGTGGGACCCCCGTGGGCTGCTCCAACGTCGCCTACCCCCGCCTCGTCCTCACCCTGCTGCCCCCCG GCCTGCGCGGGCTGATGCTGGCGGTGGTCCTGGCCGCCCTCATGTCCTCCCTGGCCTCCATCTTCGCCAGCGCCGGCGCCCTCTTCACCCTCGACGTCTACCAGCGCCTGCGCCCCCACGCCGGGCCCCGGCACCTCCTGATAGCCGGCAG GCTGTGGATCGTGGCCATGGTGGGGCTGAGCCTGGCCTGGCTGCCGGTGGTGGAGGCGGCGCGGGGGGGGCAGCTCTTCGACTACATCCAGGCCATCGCCAGTTACCTGGCCCCCCCCGTGGCCGCCGTCTTCTTCCTCGCCATCTTCGTCCCCCGCGTCAACGAGCCG ggTGCCTTTTGGGGTCtcctgggggggctggggctgggcctGGCCCGGCTGATCCCCGAATTCGCCCTGGGGACGGGGACGTGCGGGACCCCCGGCCGTTGCCCCCCTTTCGTCTGCGGCCTCCATTACCTCCACTTCGCCGCCCTCCTCTTCCTCGTCACCGGCCTCATCGTCATCGTCGTCTCCCTTTGCTACCCCCCCATCCCCCGCCAACAC CTCCACCGGTTGGTGTTCAGCCTCCGGCACAGCCGGGAACCGCGGGTTGACCTTGACCAATCAGCGCCCAAGGATGGGGCTGGTGGAGTCCAGCTCCAGG ATGTGGAGGCGGAGCCATCTGGCCGTGGGGCGGAGCCTGTTGGCCAAAGGGCGTGGCCATCCGGGTCAGGGGGCGGGGCGGTGCCCCCGGACACGCCCGCCGAGGACCCGGTGTGGAGCCGCGTGGTGAACGTCAACGCCGTGATCCTGATGGCCGTCGCCGTCTTCCTCTGGGGGTACTTCGCCTGA